The following are encoded in a window of Parambassis ranga chromosome 15, fParRan2.1, whole genome shotgun sequence genomic DNA:
- the ogdhl gene encoding 2-oxoglutarate dehydrogenase-like, mitochondrial isoform X1 has product MSQFRVLAGVLKGGCVGGSQFLRGYGGGLTSRRCWRGCSSSAEPRLPAMVSSSSYVEEMYCAWLEDHKNVHESWDGFFRNIQASSPSGEVGERRPSALLQGRVLSHSHDMAQKVVEDHLAVHTLIRAYQIRGHHVAQLDPLGILEADLDSFVPSDLITTVDKLGFYGLDESDLDRSFQLPPTTFIGGQEPTLPLREIIRRLEMSYCGHIGVEFMFINNVDQCQWIRQKFETPGIMQFTNAEKRTLLARLIRSTRFEDFLARKWSSEKRFGLEGCEVLIPALKTIIDKSSTAGIDSVIMGMPHRGRLNVLANVIRKDLDQIFCQFDPKLEAADEGSGDVKYHLGMYHERINRGTDKNITLSLMANPSHLEAVDPVVQGKTKAEQFYRGDSEGKKVMSILMHGDAAFAGQGVVYETFHLSELPSYTTYGTIHVVVNNQIGFTTDPRVARSSPYPTDVARVVNAPIFHVNADDPEAVMYVCQVAAEWRTTFNKDVVIDLVCYRRFGHNEMDEPMFTQPLMYKQIRRQEHVLKKYSDKLIAEGVVTLQEFEEEVAKYDKICEEAYTSSKDEKILHIRHWLDSPWPGFFTAEGEPRSMSCLPTGLDEDVLQHIGTTASSVPLEDFKIHPGVSRILRGRADLVKNRQLDWALGEYMAFGSLLKDGIHVRLSGQDVERGTFSHRHHVLHDQEVDKRICVPMNHLWQNQALYTVCNSSLSEYGVLGFELGFAMASPNALILWEAQFGDFHNTAQCIIDQFISSGQAKWVRNNGIILLLPHGMEGMGPEHSSARPERFLQMSKDDPDHFPEFSGDFEVQQLNDCNWIVVNCSTPANYCHVLRRQILLPFRKPLIIFTPKSLLRHPDARSSFDDLAKGTKFKRLILDVGPASQSPGQVKRVIFCTGKVYYELAKERKQQNMEKDIAIIRLEQISPFPFDLVREEVDKYSNAELVWCQEEHKNMGYFDYVRPRVLTVVANKKPIWYVGRDPAAAPATGNKSTHVNELKRFMDTAFNLSAFQERDL; this is encoded by the exons ATGAGTCAGTTTCGGGTGCTCGCAGGTGTCCTGAAGGGTGGGTGCGTTGGAGGCAGCCAGTTTCTTCGAGGTTATGGGGGAGGCCTGACCTCCAGGCGATGCTGGAGAGGCTGCTCCTCCAGCGCTGAGCCGCGTCTCCCTGCGATGGTGAGCAGCTCCAGCTATGTGGAGGAGATGTATTGTGCCTGGCTGGAGGACCATAAAAACGTCCACGAG TCTTGGGATGGATTCTTCCGTAACATCCAGGCCTCCAGTCCATCTGGTGAGGTGGGTGAGAGACGGCCCTCCGCTCTGCTCCAGGGTCGAGTGCTGTCCCACTCCCATGACATGGCACAGAAAGTGGTGGAGGACCACCTGGCTGTGCACACCCTCATTAGAGCCTACCAG ATTCGTGGTCACCATGTTGCCCAGTTAGACCCACTGGGAATCCTGGAAGCTGACCTAGACTCCTTTGTTCCCTCTGACCTGATCACCACTGTCGATAAattag GTTTTTATGGTCTTGATGAGTCTGACTTGGACAGGAGCTTCCAGCTGCCCCCTACCACCTTTATTGGCGGACAAGAGCCTACTCTTCCCCTCAGAGAAATCATACGCAGACTCGAG atgtcaTACTGCGGCCACATAGGCGTTGAATTCATGTTCATCAACAATGTGGACCAGTGTCAGTGGATTCGACAGAAATTTGAAACTCCAGGAATTATGCAGTTCACTAATGCTGAGAAGAGAACTTTGCTGGCCCGTCTGATCAGATCTACACG ATTTGAGGACTTCCTGGCCAGGAAGTGGTCGTCAGAGAAACGTTTCGGTCTAGAAGGCTGTGAAGTTCTCATTCCTGCTCTTAAAACCATCATTGACAAGTCGAGCACTGCAGGCATCGACAGTGTGATCATGGGGATGCCTCATCG GGGTCGACTTAATGTCTTGGCCAATGTGATCCGTAAGGACCTGGATCAGATCTTCTGTCAGTTTGACCCCAAGTTAGAGGCTGCTGATGAG GGTTCAGGTGATGTCAAATACCACCTGGGGATGTACCATGAGAGAATTAACCGTGGGACAGACAAGAACATCACGCTGTCACTCATGGCGAACCCCTCCCACCTGGAGGCCGTGGATCCAGTGGTTCAGGGAAAGACCAAAGCTGAGCAGTTCTACAGAGGAGACTCCGAGGGAAAGAAG GTGATGTCCATCTTGATGCACGGTGATGCTGCGTTTGCTGGACAAGGGGTTGTGTATGAAACCTTCCACCTGAGTGAGCTCCCCTCCTACACCACATATGGAACAATCCATGTGGTGGTCAACAACCAG ATTGGCTTTACTACAGATCCTCGGGTGGCTCGGTCCTCTCCGTACCCCACCGATGTGGCGCGAGTTGTCAATGCACCCATCTTCCATGTGAATGCTGATGATCCTGAAGCTGTCATGTATGTGTGCCAGGTGGCTGCAGAGTGGAGGACCACCTTCAACAAGGATGTTGTCATTGATCTG GTGTGTTACAGGCGGTTTGGCCACAATGAAATGGACGAGCCAATGTTCACCCAGCCGCTGATGTACAAACAGATCCGCCGGCAGGAGCACGTGCTGAAAAAGTACTCTGACAAGCTTATTGCTGAGGGAGTGGTGACGCTGCAGGAATTtgag gAGGAAGTTGCCAAATATGACAAGATATGTGAGGAAGCATACACCAGCTCCAAGGATGAAAAAATTCTTCACATTAGACACTGGCTTGACTCACCCTGGCCAG gCTTTTTCACAGCAGAGGGGGAGCCCAGGAGCATGAGCTGCCTCCCCACAGGACTGGACGAGGATGTTCTCCAGCACATTGGCACAACGGCCAGCTCTGTGCCTCTGGAAGACTTTAAGATCCACCCTG GTGTGTCCCGTATCCTGCGTGGGCGAGCTGACCTGGTGAAGAATCGTCAGTTGGACTGGGCTCTAGGAGAGTACATGGCCTTCGGCTCCCTTCTAAAAGACGGCATACATGTACGGCTCAGCGGGCAAGATGTTGAACGAGGAACCTTTAG tCACCGTCACCATGTCCTGCATGACCAAGAAGTAGACAAACGTATCTGTGTTCCCATGAACCACCTGTGGCAGAACCAGGCTCTGTACACCGTCTGTAACAGCTCCTTGTCAGAGTACGGAGTTCTGG GTTTTGAACTGGGCTTTGCCATGGCCAGTCCGAATGCTCTCATCCTCTGGGAGGCCCAGTTTGGAGATTTTCACAACACAGCCCAGTGTATCATTGACCAGTTCATCAGCTCAGGCCAGGCTAAGTGGGTACGCAACAATGGCATCATCCTACTGCTGCCAcatggaatggaaggaatg GGTCCAGAACATTCATCGGCTCGACCTGAGCGCTTCCTGCAAATGAGCAAAGATGACCCAGATCACTTCCCT GAGTTCAGTGGAGATTTCGAAGTCCAGCAGCTGAATGACTGCAACTGGATTGTGGTCAACTGCTCCACCCCTGCTAACTACTGTCACGTGCTCAGACGACAGATTCTGCTGCCATTCAGAAAACCG CTGATCATCTTCACTCCAAAGTCTCTGCTGAGGCACCCTGATGCGAGGTCAAGTTTCGACGACCTCGCCAAAG GCACAAAATTCAAGAGATTGATTCTGGATGTGGGCCCTGCAAGTCAAAGCCCAGGCCAGGTGAAGAGGGTCATCTTCTGCACTGGCAAAGTCTACTATGAACTGGCTAAAGAGAGGAAACAGCAAAACATGGAGAAAGATATTGCCATCATCAGACTCGAACAG ATCTCTCCTTTCCCATTCGACCTGGTCAGAGAAGAGGTTGACAAATACTCCAATGCGGAGCTGGTCTGGTGTCAGGAGGAGCACAAGAACATGGGTTACTTTGATTATGTCCGGCCACGGGTTCTCACTGTGGTCGCCAACAAGAAACCCATTTG GTATGTGGGAAGGGACCCGGCAGCTGCACCTGCCACTGGGAACAAATCCACCCACGTCAATGAGCTGAAGAGGTTCATGGACACTGCTTTCAACCTGAGCGCCTTCCAGGAGAGAGATTTGTAA
- the ogdhl gene encoding 2-oxoglutarate dehydrogenase-like, mitochondrial isoform X4 — protein MYCAWLEDHKNVHESWDGFFRNIQASSPSGEVGERRPSALLQGRVLSHSHDMAQKVVEDHLAVHTLIRAYQIRGHHVAQLDPLGILEADLDSFLCQVGLVNTGLDESDLDRSFQLPPTTFIGGQEPTLPLREIIRRLEMSYCGHIGVEFMFINNVDQCQWIRQKFETPGIMQFTNAEKRTLLARLIRSTRFEDFLARKWSSEKRFGLEGCEVLIPALKTIIDKSSTAGIDSVIMGMPHRGRLNVLANVIRKDLDQIFCQFDPKLEAADEGSGDVKYHLGMYHERINRGTDKNITLSLMANPSHLEAVDPVVQGKTKAEQFYRGDSEGKKVMSILMHGDAAFAGQGVVYETFHLSELPSYTTYGTIHVVVNNQIGFTTDPRVARSSPYPTDVARVVNAPIFHVNADDPEAVMYVCQVAAEWRTTFNKDVVIDLVCYRRFGHNEMDEPMFTQPLMYKQIRRQEHVLKKYSDKLIAEGVVTLQEFEEEVAKYDKICEEAYTSSKDEKILHIRHWLDSPWPGFFTAEGEPRSMSCLPTGLDEDVLQHIGTTASSVPLEDFKIHPGVSRILRGRADLVKNRQLDWALGEYMAFGSLLKDGIHVRLSGQDVERGTFSHRHHVLHDQEVDKRICVPMNHLWQNQALYTVCNSSLSEYGVLGFELGFAMASPNALILWEAQFGDFHNTAQCIIDQFISSGQAKWVRNNGIILLLPHGMEGMGPEHSSARPERFLQMSKDDPDHFPEFSGDFEVQQLNDCNWIVVNCSTPANYCHVLRRQILLPFRKPLIIFTPKSLLRHPDARSSFDDLAKGTKFKRLILDVGPASQSPGQVKRVIFCTGKVYYELAKERKQQNMEKDIAIIRLEQISPFPFDLVREEVDKYSNAELVWCQEEHKNMGYFDYVRPRVLTVVANKKPIWYVGRDPAAAPATGNKSTHVNELKRFMDTAFNLSAFQERDL, from the exons ATGTATTGTGCCTGGCTGGAGGACCATAAAAACGTCCACGAG TCTTGGGATGGATTCTTCCGTAACATCCAGGCCTCCAGTCCATCTGGTGAGGTGGGTGAGAGACGGCCCTCCGCTCTGCTCCAGGGTCGAGTGCTGTCCCACTCCCATGACATGGCACAGAAAGTGGTGGAGGACCACCTGGCTGTGCACACCCTCATTAGAGCCTACCAG ATTCGTGGTCACCATGTTGCCCAGTTAGACCCACTGGGAATCCTGGAAGCTGACCTAGACTCCTTT CTCTGTCAGGTGGGCTTAGTCAACAC TGGTCTTGATGAGTCTGACTTGGACAGGAGCTTCCAGCTGCCCCCTACCACCTTTATTGGCGGACAAGAGCCTACTCTTCCCCTCAGAGAAATCATACGCAGACTCGAG atgtcaTACTGCGGCCACATAGGCGTTGAATTCATGTTCATCAACAATGTGGACCAGTGTCAGTGGATTCGACAGAAATTTGAAACTCCAGGAATTATGCAGTTCACTAATGCTGAGAAGAGAACTTTGCTGGCCCGTCTGATCAGATCTACACG ATTTGAGGACTTCCTGGCCAGGAAGTGGTCGTCAGAGAAACGTTTCGGTCTAGAAGGCTGTGAAGTTCTCATTCCTGCTCTTAAAACCATCATTGACAAGTCGAGCACTGCAGGCATCGACAGTGTGATCATGGGGATGCCTCATCG GGGTCGACTTAATGTCTTGGCCAATGTGATCCGTAAGGACCTGGATCAGATCTTCTGTCAGTTTGACCCCAAGTTAGAGGCTGCTGATGAG GGTTCAGGTGATGTCAAATACCACCTGGGGATGTACCATGAGAGAATTAACCGTGGGACAGACAAGAACATCACGCTGTCACTCATGGCGAACCCCTCCCACCTGGAGGCCGTGGATCCAGTGGTTCAGGGAAAGACCAAAGCTGAGCAGTTCTACAGAGGAGACTCCGAGGGAAAGAAG GTGATGTCCATCTTGATGCACGGTGATGCTGCGTTTGCTGGACAAGGGGTTGTGTATGAAACCTTCCACCTGAGTGAGCTCCCCTCCTACACCACATATGGAACAATCCATGTGGTGGTCAACAACCAG ATTGGCTTTACTACAGATCCTCGGGTGGCTCGGTCCTCTCCGTACCCCACCGATGTGGCGCGAGTTGTCAATGCACCCATCTTCCATGTGAATGCTGATGATCCTGAAGCTGTCATGTATGTGTGCCAGGTGGCTGCAGAGTGGAGGACCACCTTCAACAAGGATGTTGTCATTGATCTG GTGTGTTACAGGCGGTTTGGCCACAATGAAATGGACGAGCCAATGTTCACCCAGCCGCTGATGTACAAACAGATCCGCCGGCAGGAGCACGTGCTGAAAAAGTACTCTGACAAGCTTATTGCTGAGGGAGTGGTGACGCTGCAGGAATTtgag gAGGAAGTTGCCAAATATGACAAGATATGTGAGGAAGCATACACCAGCTCCAAGGATGAAAAAATTCTTCACATTAGACACTGGCTTGACTCACCCTGGCCAG gCTTTTTCACAGCAGAGGGGGAGCCCAGGAGCATGAGCTGCCTCCCCACAGGACTGGACGAGGATGTTCTCCAGCACATTGGCACAACGGCCAGCTCTGTGCCTCTGGAAGACTTTAAGATCCACCCTG GTGTGTCCCGTATCCTGCGTGGGCGAGCTGACCTGGTGAAGAATCGTCAGTTGGACTGGGCTCTAGGAGAGTACATGGCCTTCGGCTCCCTTCTAAAAGACGGCATACATGTACGGCTCAGCGGGCAAGATGTTGAACGAGGAACCTTTAG tCACCGTCACCATGTCCTGCATGACCAAGAAGTAGACAAACGTATCTGTGTTCCCATGAACCACCTGTGGCAGAACCAGGCTCTGTACACCGTCTGTAACAGCTCCTTGTCAGAGTACGGAGTTCTGG GTTTTGAACTGGGCTTTGCCATGGCCAGTCCGAATGCTCTCATCCTCTGGGAGGCCCAGTTTGGAGATTTTCACAACACAGCCCAGTGTATCATTGACCAGTTCATCAGCTCAGGCCAGGCTAAGTGGGTACGCAACAATGGCATCATCCTACTGCTGCCAcatggaatggaaggaatg GGTCCAGAACATTCATCGGCTCGACCTGAGCGCTTCCTGCAAATGAGCAAAGATGACCCAGATCACTTCCCT GAGTTCAGTGGAGATTTCGAAGTCCAGCAGCTGAATGACTGCAACTGGATTGTGGTCAACTGCTCCACCCCTGCTAACTACTGTCACGTGCTCAGACGACAGATTCTGCTGCCATTCAGAAAACCG CTGATCATCTTCACTCCAAAGTCTCTGCTGAGGCACCCTGATGCGAGGTCAAGTTTCGACGACCTCGCCAAAG GCACAAAATTCAAGAGATTGATTCTGGATGTGGGCCCTGCAAGTCAAAGCCCAGGCCAGGTGAAGAGGGTCATCTTCTGCACTGGCAAAGTCTACTATGAACTGGCTAAAGAGAGGAAACAGCAAAACATGGAGAAAGATATTGCCATCATCAGACTCGAACAG ATCTCTCCTTTCCCATTCGACCTGGTCAGAGAAGAGGTTGACAAATACTCCAATGCGGAGCTGGTCTGGTGTCAGGAGGAGCACAAGAACATGGGTTACTTTGATTATGTCCGGCCACGGGTTCTCACTGTGGTCGCCAACAAGAAACCCATTTG GTATGTGGGAAGGGACCCGGCAGCTGCACCTGCCACTGGGAACAAATCCACCCACGTCAATGAGCTGAAGAGGTTCATGGACACTGCTTTCAACCTGAGCGCCTTCCAGGAGAGAGATTTGTAA
- the ogdhl gene encoding 2-oxoglutarate dehydrogenase-like, mitochondrial isoform X2 has protein sequence MYCAWLEDHKNVHESWDGFFRNIQASSPSGEVGERRPSALLQGRVLSHSHDMAQKVVEDHLAVHTLIRAYQIRGHHVAQLDPLGILEADLDSFVPSDLITTVDKLGELQQFLLLSGFYGLDESDLDRSFQLPPTTFIGGQEPTLPLREIIRRLEMSYCGHIGVEFMFINNVDQCQWIRQKFETPGIMQFTNAEKRTLLARLIRSTRFEDFLARKWSSEKRFGLEGCEVLIPALKTIIDKSSTAGIDSVIMGMPHRGRLNVLANVIRKDLDQIFCQFDPKLEAADEGSGDVKYHLGMYHERINRGTDKNITLSLMANPSHLEAVDPVVQGKTKAEQFYRGDSEGKKVMSILMHGDAAFAGQGVVYETFHLSELPSYTTYGTIHVVVNNQIGFTTDPRVARSSPYPTDVARVVNAPIFHVNADDPEAVMYVCQVAAEWRTTFNKDVVIDLVCYRRFGHNEMDEPMFTQPLMYKQIRRQEHVLKKYSDKLIAEGVVTLQEFEEEVAKYDKICEEAYTSSKDEKILHIRHWLDSPWPGFFTAEGEPRSMSCLPTGLDEDVLQHIGTTASSVPLEDFKIHPGVSRILRGRADLVKNRQLDWALGEYMAFGSLLKDGIHVRLSGQDVERGTFSHRHHVLHDQEVDKRICVPMNHLWQNQALYTVCNSSLSEYGVLGFELGFAMASPNALILWEAQFGDFHNTAQCIIDQFISSGQAKWVRNNGIILLLPHGMEGMGPEHSSARPERFLQMSKDDPDHFPEFSGDFEVQQLNDCNWIVVNCSTPANYCHVLRRQILLPFRKPLIIFTPKSLLRHPDARSSFDDLAKGTKFKRLILDVGPASQSPGQVKRVIFCTGKVYYELAKERKQQNMEKDIAIIRLEQISPFPFDLVREEVDKYSNAELVWCQEEHKNMGYFDYVRPRVLTVVANKKPIWYVGRDPAAAPATGNKSTHVNELKRFMDTAFNLSAFQERDL, from the exons ATGTATTGTGCCTGGCTGGAGGACCATAAAAACGTCCACGAG TCTTGGGATGGATTCTTCCGTAACATCCAGGCCTCCAGTCCATCTGGTGAGGTGGGTGAGAGACGGCCCTCCGCTCTGCTCCAGGGTCGAGTGCTGTCCCACTCCCATGACATGGCACAGAAAGTGGTGGAGGACCACCTGGCTGTGCACACCCTCATTAGAGCCTACCAG ATTCGTGGTCACCATGTTGCCCAGTTAGACCCACTGGGAATCCTGGAAGCTGACCTAGACTCCTTTGTTCCCTCTGACCTGATCACCACTGTCGATAAattaggtgagctgcagcaatTTCTGTTATTGTCTG GTTTTTATGGTCTTGATGAGTCTGACTTGGACAGGAGCTTCCAGCTGCCCCCTACCACCTTTATTGGCGGACAAGAGCCTACTCTTCCCCTCAGAGAAATCATACGCAGACTCGAG atgtcaTACTGCGGCCACATAGGCGTTGAATTCATGTTCATCAACAATGTGGACCAGTGTCAGTGGATTCGACAGAAATTTGAAACTCCAGGAATTATGCAGTTCACTAATGCTGAGAAGAGAACTTTGCTGGCCCGTCTGATCAGATCTACACG ATTTGAGGACTTCCTGGCCAGGAAGTGGTCGTCAGAGAAACGTTTCGGTCTAGAAGGCTGTGAAGTTCTCATTCCTGCTCTTAAAACCATCATTGACAAGTCGAGCACTGCAGGCATCGACAGTGTGATCATGGGGATGCCTCATCG GGGTCGACTTAATGTCTTGGCCAATGTGATCCGTAAGGACCTGGATCAGATCTTCTGTCAGTTTGACCCCAAGTTAGAGGCTGCTGATGAG GGTTCAGGTGATGTCAAATACCACCTGGGGATGTACCATGAGAGAATTAACCGTGGGACAGACAAGAACATCACGCTGTCACTCATGGCGAACCCCTCCCACCTGGAGGCCGTGGATCCAGTGGTTCAGGGAAAGACCAAAGCTGAGCAGTTCTACAGAGGAGACTCCGAGGGAAAGAAG GTGATGTCCATCTTGATGCACGGTGATGCTGCGTTTGCTGGACAAGGGGTTGTGTATGAAACCTTCCACCTGAGTGAGCTCCCCTCCTACACCACATATGGAACAATCCATGTGGTGGTCAACAACCAG ATTGGCTTTACTACAGATCCTCGGGTGGCTCGGTCCTCTCCGTACCCCACCGATGTGGCGCGAGTTGTCAATGCACCCATCTTCCATGTGAATGCTGATGATCCTGAAGCTGTCATGTATGTGTGCCAGGTGGCTGCAGAGTGGAGGACCACCTTCAACAAGGATGTTGTCATTGATCTG GTGTGTTACAGGCGGTTTGGCCACAATGAAATGGACGAGCCAATGTTCACCCAGCCGCTGATGTACAAACAGATCCGCCGGCAGGAGCACGTGCTGAAAAAGTACTCTGACAAGCTTATTGCTGAGGGAGTGGTGACGCTGCAGGAATTtgag gAGGAAGTTGCCAAATATGACAAGATATGTGAGGAAGCATACACCAGCTCCAAGGATGAAAAAATTCTTCACATTAGACACTGGCTTGACTCACCCTGGCCAG gCTTTTTCACAGCAGAGGGGGAGCCCAGGAGCATGAGCTGCCTCCCCACAGGACTGGACGAGGATGTTCTCCAGCACATTGGCACAACGGCCAGCTCTGTGCCTCTGGAAGACTTTAAGATCCACCCTG GTGTGTCCCGTATCCTGCGTGGGCGAGCTGACCTGGTGAAGAATCGTCAGTTGGACTGGGCTCTAGGAGAGTACATGGCCTTCGGCTCCCTTCTAAAAGACGGCATACATGTACGGCTCAGCGGGCAAGATGTTGAACGAGGAACCTTTAG tCACCGTCACCATGTCCTGCATGACCAAGAAGTAGACAAACGTATCTGTGTTCCCATGAACCACCTGTGGCAGAACCAGGCTCTGTACACCGTCTGTAACAGCTCCTTGTCAGAGTACGGAGTTCTGG GTTTTGAACTGGGCTTTGCCATGGCCAGTCCGAATGCTCTCATCCTCTGGGAGGCCCAGTTTGGAGATTTTCACAACACAGCCCAGTGTATCATTGACCAGTTCATCAGCTCAGGCCAGGCTAAGTGGGTACGCAACAATGGCATCATCCTACTGCTGCCAcatggaatggaaggaatg GGTCCAGAACATTCATCGGCTCGACCTGAGCGCTTCCTGCAAATGAGCAAAGATGACCCAGATCACTTCCCT GAGTTCAGTGGAGATTTCGAAGTCCAGCAGCTGAATGACTGCAACTGGATTGTGGTCAACTGCTCCACCCCTGCTAACTACTGTCACGTGCTCAGACGACAGATTCTGCTGCCATTCAGAAAACCG CTGATCATCTTCACTCCAAAGTCTCTGCTGAGGCACCCTGATGCGAGGTCAAGTTTCGACGACCTCGCCAAAG GCACAAAATTCAAGAGATTGATTCTGGATGTGGGCCCTGCAAGTCAAAGCCCAGGCCAGGTGAAGAGGGTCATCTTCTGCACTGGCAAAGTCTACTATGAACTGGCTAAAGAGAGGAAACAGCAAAACATGGAGAAAGATATTGCCATCATCAGACTCGAACAG ATCTCTCCTTTCCCATTCGACCTGGTCAGAGAAGAGGTTGACAAATACTCCAATGCGGAGCTGGTCTGGTGTCAGGAGGAGCACAAGAACATGGGTTACTTTGATTATGTCCGGCCACGGGTTCTCACTGTGGTCGCCAACAAGAAACCCATTTG GTATGTGGGAAGGGACCCGGCAGCTGCACCTGCCACTGGGAACAAATCCACCCACGTCAATGAGCTGAAGAGGTTCATGGACACTGCTTTCAACCTGAGCGCCTTCCAGGAGAGAGATTTGTAA